Genomic window (Acidimicrobiales bacterium):
TCCATGTTCTCGATCGTCGGGTTGTTCGCGAAGGCGCCGAGCGACTTGATCCCCTCGGGCAGCTCCCCCTCGTGCGGGCCGACCTGCGTCGACTGCACGACGATCTTGCCGCAGCGGTCCGGGTACTCAAGGCCGAAGCGGAGCGCCGCCGGGGCAAACTGCGACGACCCGTACTGGTGCGCCCGCTCGATGCCGAGGACGTCCATGAAGTCGCGGATCAGCCGGGCGATGAAGATGTCCATCGGCACGCCGTTGCGGCTGACGCCCTTCTGGGACTCACCGTAGCCCGGGCAGTCGAGCAGGATGGTGCGGAAGTGCTCGCTCAGCGGCTTGAGCACGTGCTTGGAGTTGTCCCAGGCGTTCGCGCCCGGCCCGCCGCCGTGGGTGCAGATGAACGCCGGCCCGCTGCCGGCCTCGTTGTAGTGGAGCCGGATCCCGCCGACGTCGACGAAGCGGTCGGTCTCCTCCTTGCTCAGCAGCTCCGGCATCTTCGCGCTCTCTCCTTCCTCCGTCCTCGCTGGACACTCACCGGTACTCTGGCGGCAGCGCCGCGACGAAGAGCTCGTCGAGGCCGACGGGCCGGGAGACGAGCCCCTGATCGAGCGCGGTGGCGAGGAACGCCTCGATGGCCCGCCGGTTCGGCGAGATCCCGAAGGCGAACGGGTCGCCCCCGACCAGCTCGCGCAGCGCCTCGATGCGATGCCCGGCCGGTGGAAGCGGCCAGCGCGCGTCGAGGCGGCGCTCGCCGATCTCCTTCGATCGCCTGTAGGCGTCGAGGAGCGCAGGAACGACCTCGGGGTGCTCCTCCACGAGGCTCCGGCGGGCCACGGTGAGGTGCATGACCGGCAGCACTCCC
Coding sequences:
- a CDS encoding alpha/beta hydrolase; this encodes MPELLSKEETDRFVDVGGIRLHYNEAGSGPAFICTHGGGPGANAWDNSKHVLKPLSEHFRTILLDCPGYGESQKGVSRNGVPMDIFIARLIRDFMDVLGIERAHQYGSSQFAPAALRFGLEYPDRCGKIVVQSTQVGPHEGELPEGIKSLGAFANNPTIENMERVFSYFTPREEFRTPEIVKHRFEMALTPGHLESRREMTNASNSDLRGELHRLRTDTLILWGNEDGMIPVEEAFGLLKLIPRSRAVIWGDRSGHFVITEHPDEYARIVIDFLTH